A region of Chitinophaga horti DNA encodes the following proteins:
- a CDS encoding response regulator, giving the protein MQFLGHSNRLILLAEDDTDDHELLKNAFNEIDPAWQVHCIANGKKFVQHLDTIQDDQLPALLVLDYNIPELTGVEIVEALNHRGRYLGIPKVIWSTSASPVYKAKSIELGVADYVIKPSDIASFRDIAQHMLSFIKS; this is encoded by the coding sequence ATGCAATTTTTAGGCCATTCGAACAGGCTGATCCTTTTGGCGGAAGATGATACCGATGACCATGAATTATTGAAAAATGCCTTTAATGAGATAGACCCTGCCTGGCAGGTGCACTGTATCGCCAACGGAAAAAAATTCGTTCAACACCTCGATACGATTCAAGATGATCAGCTGCCTGCGTTATTAGTGCTGGACTATAACATTCCGGAACTTACGGGCGTCGAGATCGTGGAAGCACTTAATCACCGCGGCCGTTATCTGGGCATACCGAAAGTGATATGGAGTACATCCGCCAGCCCTGTATACAAAGCGAAAAGCATTGAACTGGGCGTGGCCGATTATGTAATCAAACCCAGTGACATCGCCTCTTTCCGCGATATCGCGCAACACATGTTATCTTTCATCAAAAGCTGA
- a CDS encoding alpha/beta hydrolase, with translation MHSKQIITAGTPLASAKKALIMIHGRGGSAQDILSIAQYLNVNDYALIAPKATNNTWYPFSFMAPLGQNEPWLSSALQVLEDVVDEVIDSGIPKEHIYFLGFSQGACLTLDFVTRHAARFGGVAAFTGGLIGDKIYPEHYTGDFAQTPVFIGTSDPDPHVPVERVYATVNIMKNMNAEVTEKVYTNMGHTISQDEIDHANRLVFK, from the coding sequence ATGCACAGCAAACAAATTATTACTGCCGGCACGCCGCTGGCTTCTGCTAAAAAAGCGCTGATCATGATACATGGTCGCGGAGGCTCCGCACAGGACATCCTCTCGATTGCGCAATACCTTAACGTGAACGACTACGCGCTGATAGCGCCGAAAGCGACCAACAATACCTGGTACCCTTTTTCTTTTATGGCTCCTCTTGGCCAAAACGAGCCCTGGCTCAGTTCCGCGCTGCAGGTGTTGGAAGATGTGGTGGATGAAGTGATTGATAGCGGCATTCCAAAAGAACATATTTACTTCCTCGGATTTTCACAGGGCGCCTGCCTTACGCTGGACTTCGTTACTCGCCACGCTGCCCGTTTCGGTGGTGTTGCTGCGTTCACCGGCGGATTGATCGGCGATAAGATCTATCCCGAACATTACACGGGCGACTTCGCACAAACCCCGGTATTCATTGGCACCAGCGATCCCGATCCGCATGTTCCGGTGGAGCGTGTATATGCGACCGTTAATATCATGAAGAATATGAACGCCGAGGTAACGGAAAAGGTATATACGAATATGGGCCATACGATCTCTCAGGATGAAATCGACCACGCTAACAGATTAGTCTTTAAATAG
- a CDS encoding GNAT family N-acetyltransferase: MISFKRTDSDNADFRELVIQLDKYLAVVNGEQNDFFAAYNKIDQLKHVIVAYIDGVPVGCGAFKPYEGMAEIKRMFTHPRYRGQGVAGEVLKALETWAAESGYDECILETGSFMPDAVSLYRKHQYEDIPRYGQYVDSKDSVCMKKRVGG; encoded by the coding sequence ATGATTTCTTTTAAACGCACCGATTCCGATAATGCCGACTTCCGGGAGTTGGTGATCCAATTAGATAAATACCTGGCCGTCGTAAATGGCGAACAGAACGACTTCTTCGCGGCTTACAATAAAATCGACCAGCTTAAGCACGTGATCGTAGCATATATAGATGGGGTGCCGGTGGGTTGTGGTGCTTTCAAACCGTACGAGGGCATGGCCGAAATTAAAAGGATGTTTACGCATCCCCGGTATCGTGGTCAGGGTGTTGCGGGTGAGGTGCTAAAAGCATTGGAAACCTGGGCAGCAGAATCCGGGTACGACGAGTGTATATTGGAGACGGGCAGTTTTATGCCTGATGCTGTTAGTCTGTATCGCAAACACCAGTACGAAGACATTCCGCGGTACGGGCAGTATGTGGATTCGAAGGATAGTGTTTGTATGAAGAAGCGGGTGGGCGGGTGA
- a CDS encoding DUF4302 domain-containing protein, with product MKRVLLYALSALLAFSGCDKDDNNLFEQSANERMYAALASYQQALETSQYGWNAQLVTSQGGIYNFHFSFNNANRVKTFSDIDTTTASVEKESSYRLKALQQPCLLFDTYTYLHILADPDAAVNGGDYGAGLYSDFEFSLDTLTADSIKLTGRQQGSKLILRKSTQADLQAWTSGTWRSSILFQSTSAFIQQYFKVLTVGGTPYEIRINPLTRTITFIWIDGGTPKAFTTTYYFSSSGIEFTQPLVNGNTTIRYLSGLSWNTGTGIFQVNANGNLAGTIAGANAPVANDAGAPLRWWNGATGAGYWRSFDGFRANGITDAFGVKTLPGFQFIIFFSEYQDVGGGLFVDLAGFYLNGSQGPGLYYGPAFQPPVFNNGRIYFTNFGVLGAANIPANRAPFDNTRLQFLSTQGYYLVQTSAGSYDMVSAADSRRWITWVR from the coding sequence ATGAAAAGAGTTTTATTATACGCGCTCTCCGCTTTACTGGCCTTCTCCGGCTGTGATAAGGACGATAACAACCTGTTTGAGCAGTCGGCCAACGAACGCATGTACGCGGCCCTGGCCAGTTACCAGCAGGCGCTGGAAACCTCGCAGTATGGCTGGAATGCGCAACTGGTCACCTCGCAGGGAGGCATCTACAACTTCCATTTCTCGTTCAATAACGCCAACCGCGTTAAGACCTTCAGCGATATTGATACGACCACCGCATCTGTTGAAAAAGAAAGCAGCTACCGGTTAAAAGCCTTGCAGCAACCCTGCCTGTTATTCGATACTTACACTTACCTGCACATCCTGGCCGACCCGGATGCAGCTGTAAATGGCGGTGATTATGGAGCCGGCCTGTATTCCGATTTCGAGTTTAGTCTCGATACGCTGACAGCAGACAGCATCAAACTGACAGGCCGCCAGCAGGGTAGTAAACTAATCCTCCGGAAATCGACCCAGGCTGATTTGCAGGCGTGGACCAGCGGTACCTGGCGTTCATCGATCCTGTTCCAGTCTACCTCGGCGTTCATTCAGCAATACTTTAAAGTATTAACCGTAGGCGGCACGCCGTATGAGATCCGCATCAACCCACTTACGCGCACCATTACTTTCATTTGGATTGATGGGGGAACACCGAAGGCATTTACAACGACCTACTACTTCTCCAGTTCCGGTATCGAGTTTACGCAGCCGCTGGTGAATGGCAATACGACTATCCGTTACCTGTCAGGCCTTAGCTGGAATACCGGTACAGGCATTTTCCAGGTGAATGCGAATGGTAATTTGGCCGGTACGATTGCCGGTGCGAACGCGCCGGTGGCGAATGATGCCGGAGCCCCGCTGCGCTGGTGGAATGGCGCAACCGGAGCGGGTTATTGGAGATCTTTTGACGGGTTCAGGGCGAATGGAATAACGGATGCATTTGGTGTGAAAACGTTGCCTGGTTTCCAGTTTATCATTTTCTTCTCGGAATACCAGGATGTAGGAGGCGGTTTATTCGTTGACCTGGCTGGATTCTATTTGAATGGAAGTCAGGGGCCTGGCTTGTATTATGGTCCTGCATTTCAACCGCCTGTTTTCAACAATGGCCGGATCTATTTTACCAATTTCGGGGTGCTGGGAGCAGCGAATATCCCGGCAAACAGAGCGCCCTTCGATAATACCCGTCTACAGTTCTTAAGTACACAGGGCTACTACCTTGTTCAGACCAGTGCCGGCAGCTATGACATGGTGAGCGCTGCAGACTCGCGGAGGTGGATTACCTGGGTGAGATAA
- a CDS encoding zinc-binding metallopeptidase gives MNTKYLAILLLAFCSAFVACKEEDLSDADIPGLGRDTWADGPIDVWIRDSLTKNYNVAVKYKWDQAELDFGKNLVPPKEENIIPVLSTIRSVWLDTYIAEAGLPFVKRLVPKFFVLVGSASYNTDGTITLGTAEGGRRVLLYVINDFRVRGMTGYVPSDSFNVKEMFHTIEHEFGHILHQNILYTPDFKRISVGMYTSNWNNISDRQAQADGFISAYAMSSPDEDFVEMISLMLIEGRGGFNNLLASITTNGPNGTTPDQARAKLRQKEAIVVSYFKDTWSIDFYSLQARTRAAVERLIK, from the coding sequence ATGAATACTAAATACCTGGCAATATTACTTCTGGCTTTTTGCAGTGCTTTTGTAGCCTGCAAGGAGGAGGACCTCAGTGATGCCGATATTCCCGGCCTCGGCAGGGATACATGGGCCGACGGACCGATAGACGTCTGGATTCGCGACAGCCTCACAAAAAACTACAATGTGGCTGTGAAATACAAATGGGACCAGGCCGAACTTGATTTTGGCAAGAACCTGGTACCTCCCAAAGAGGAAAATATCATCCCCGTATTAAGCACTATTCGCAGCGTGTGGTTAGATACTTATATCGCCGAAGCAGGCCTGCCTTTCGTAAAACGCCTGGTGCCAAAGTTCTTTGTGCTGGTGGGAAGTGCAAGTTACAATACGGATGGTACGATTACGCTGGGTACTGCAGAAGGTGGCCGCCGCGTACTGCTGTATGTTATCAATGACTTCCGGGTGAGGGGGATGACGGGATATGTACCTTCGGATTCATTCAACGTGAAGGAGATGTTCCATACGATCGAACACGAGTTTGGGCACATCCTGCATCAGAACATCCTGTACACGCCGGACTTTAAACGTATTTCGGTGGGCATGTATACTTCCAACTGGAACAATATCAGTGACAGGCAGGCACAGGCAGATGGCTTTATCAGCGCTTATGCGATGAGCAGTCCCGATGAAGATTTTGTAGAAATGATATCGTTGATGCTCATAGAAGGCAGGGGAGGATTTAACAACTTACTCGCCAGCATCACAACGAATGGTCCCAACGGCACTACGCCAGACCAGGCCAGGGCTAAACTGCGCCAGAAGGAAGCGATCGTGGTGTCTTACTTCAAAGATACCTGGAGCATTGATTTTTACAGTCTGCAAGCCCGTACACGTGCTGCTGTGGAACGCCTGATCAAGTAA